A window of Mucilaginibacter paludis DSM 18603 contains these coding sequences:
- a CDS encoding acyltransferase, with product MSVTEKIKSNPLFKKIALWLLIPPGQHKPRLWVKMFINPFKHKRGKKSLIRHRTRLDVFPYNRFELGEKSVIEDFSTINNGVGDVLIGDRTIIGISNVIIGPVTIGNDVMFAQNIIVSGLNHGYEDVTLPPSIQKVNTSPIIIGDNVWIGGNSVITAGVTLGKHVVIGGGSVVTKNIPDYSVAVGNPAKVVKKYNFSSNTWDRV from the coding sequence ATGTCTGTAACCGAAAAAATAAAATCGAACCCGCTATTTAAAAAAATAGCTTTGTGGTTACTTATCCCTCCCGGTCAGCATAAACCTCGCTTATGGGTTAAAATGTTTATCAATCCATTTAAACACAAAAGAGGTAAAAAGTCTCTCATCAGGCACCGAACCCGACTGGATGTATTTCCGTATAACCGGTTTGAGTTAGGCGAAAAATCAGTTATTGAAGATTTTTCGACTATCAATAATGGTGTTGGCGATGTGTTGATAGGCGATAGAACGATTATAGGCATCAGCAATGTAATTATAGGCCCTGTTACTATTGGCAACGATGTTATGTTTGCCCAAAACATCATTGTATCCGGTTTAAACCATGGGTACGAAGATGTTACCCTGCCGCCAAGCATCCAAAAAGTAAACACATCCCCAATTATTATTGGCGATAATGTATGGATAGGCGGCAACAGTGTGATAACAGCAGGCGTAACGTTAGGTAAGCATGTAGTTATTGGCGGCGGCAGCGTGGTTACCAAAAACATACCCGACTATTCGGTAGCCGTGGGCAATCCCGCTAAAGTTGTTAAAAAATATAATTTTTCATCAAATACCTGGGACCGAGTTTAG
- a CDS encoding O-antigen ligase family protein yields the protein MHHDAGYIEPPKGNTAQTRKGGVWKDILRNKFSKPSVIAFLLITSLFISFSVVKGGVAMGILFIVALLGIVIVCGVIVYPKFGIATLFISAYLLFIPAKMNINFPLGTLLDLLEYLLIIGFFLKQKIEPNWKVFNDRLSMLILIWILYNFSEIANPSSVSVLAWIYTIRSTAIIILTYFIFVYQIRDVAFIRLMFKIWLFLALIAALDTFHQEFFGFFEFEKNWLYSDSNRVELLFQDGHMRKFSIFADPVSFAYNMVAASCLCIALIFGPIKTYKKWILGAMASFFMFTMLYSGTRGAFPLLPAALILFAVLNYNKKVLIFAIIGGIFFAILIFIPTSNGTIRRFQTAFRPNDDPSFRARKNNQARIKPFIRTHPLGGGLGATGAWGQRFAPGSMLANFPPDSGYVRVAVELGTIGIIILCTLVFVAIRTGINSYYLIKDPELKTYCLAMTLVIFIYNIGNYPQEAIAQFPSNIIFFFAIALINITTRLDREKNLLTAPK from the coding sequence ATGCACCATGATGCCGGCTATATAGAACCGCCTAAAGGCAACACGGCCCAAACACGTAAGGGTGGCGTTTGGAAGGATATTCTGCGGAATAAATTTTCAAAACCGTCTGTTATTGCCTTTTTGTTGATCACGTCGCTGTTCATTTCATTCAGCGTCGTTAAAGGCGGCGTAGCCATGGGTATCCTGTTTATCGTTGCATTGTTGGGCATTGTTATTGTTTGCGGTGTAATTGTATATCCCAAATTTGGTATCGCAACGCTTTTCATTTCGGCCTACTTGTTATTTATTCCGGCAAAAATGAATATCAATTTTCCGCTGGGAACACTTTTGGATCTACTGGAATACTTGTTAATCATCGGCTTCTTCTTGAAGCAGAAAATAGAACCTAATTGGAAGGTATTTAACGATCGACTGTCGATGCTCATCCTGATTTGGATACTTTACAATTTTTCTGAAATTGCAAACCCTTCTTCTGTTTCTGTTTTAGCCTGGATATATACCATACGCAGCACAGCCATCATCATACTAACGTATTTTATTTTTGTTTATCAGATCCGCGATGTGGCATTTATCAGGCTGATGTTTAAAATATGGCTTTTTTTAGCCTTGATTGCCGCGCTTGATACCTTTCACCAGGAATTTTTTGGTTTTTTTGAGTTTGAAAAAAATTGGCTTTATTCTGACTCCAACCGTGTGGAATTACTTTTTCAGGATGGCCACATGCGCAAGTTTTCCATATTTGCCGATCCGGTTTCTTTCGCTTACAACATGGTGGCAGCAAGCTGTTTGTGTATAGCTTTAATATTTGGCCCAATAAAAACCTATAAAAAATGGATTTTAGGCGCCATGGCATCATTTTTTATGTTCACTATGCTGTACTCGGGTACCAGGGGCGCCTTCCCTTTATTGCCGGCAGCTTTAATCTTGTTTGCAGTTTTAAATTACAATAAAAAGGTGTTGATATTTGCCATTATAGGCGGAATATTTTTTGCCATTCTCATTTTTATCCCTACCTCCAACGGCACAATCCGGAGGTTTCAAACCGCATTCCGACCTAATGATGACCCCTCATTCAGGGCCCGCAAAAACAACCAGGCACGTATCAAGCCTTTTATCCGTACACACCCTTTAGGAGGGGGTTTGGGAGCAACAGGAGCATGGGGCCAGCGCTTTGCTCCAGGCTCAATGCTTGCCAACTTTCCGCCCGATAGTGGGTATGTGCGTGTGGCGGTAGAGCTGGGCACCATCGGTATCATTATACTTTGTACCTTAGTTTTTGTAGCCATACGAACGGGCATTAACAGCTATTACCTAATTAAAGACCCTGAACTTAAAACCTATTGCCTGGCCATGACGCTGGTTATATTTATATACAATATTGGTAATTATCCGCAGGAAGCTATCGCGCAATTCCCATCGAACATCATTTTCTTTTTTGCCATAGCTTTAATCAATATTACTACCCGGCTGGATCGTGAAAAAAATCTTTTAACTGCTCCAAAATGA
- a CDS encoding glycosyltransferase: MKDTLISGRDIIVVGQQAWDTEIGSNCKNIAAEFSKHNRVLYVNSPLDLKTLLTNKEDPKIQKRLAVIQQKQNGLEQVAPNLWSYYPDKTIASINWMPFTAIFNFFNRINNKRFANSIKKAIHELGFKNYILFNDSDMFRSFYLKDFLAPDVSIYYSRDYLLGVDYWKKHGATLEPKLIAKSDLCMANSTYLADYCSHYNPKSYYVGQGCDLSLFNNVDGFAIPDDIKLIRNPIIGYVGALQSSRLDMDILEYIAIKRPDWSVVLVGPEDNEFKASKLHGIGNIHFLGSKDSSLLPAYINMFNVSINPQLVNQITIGNYPRKIDEYLAMGKPVVATTTRAMDIFIDHVYLGKDKEEYVSLIQKALDEDDAHLQNKRKQFAASHTWENNVAEIYRAINTFK; this comes from the coding sequence ATGAAGGATACGCTAATTTCAGGCAGAGATATTATTGTGGTTGGCCAGCAGGCCTGGGATACAGAAATTGGAAGCAATTGTAAAAATATTGCAGCGGAGTTTAGTAAACATAATCGCGTGTTATATGTAAATTCTCCGTTAGATCTTAAAACACTTTTAACCAATAAAGAAGATCCTAAAATTCAAAAACGCTTAGCCGTAATTCAGCAAAAGCAAAACGGACTTGAACAGGTTGCCCCCAATTTATGGAGTTACTACCCTGATAAAACTATAGCATCCATTAACTGGATGCCATTCACCGCGATTTTTAATTTTTTTAACCGCATCAATAACAAGCGCTTTGCTAACTCCATAAAAAAAGCTATCCACGAATTAGGTTTTAAAAATTATATCTTATTCAACGATTCGGATATGTTTAGAAGCTTTTACCTTAAAGACTTTTTAGCACCCGATGTAAGCATTTATTACTCTCGCGATTATTTGCTCGGTGTTGATTACTGGAAAAAACATGGGGCTACACTCGAGCCAAAATTAATAGCCAAAAGCGATTTATGCATGGCCAACTCAACTTACCTGGCCGATTATTGCTCACACTACAATCCTAAATCATACTACGTTGGCCAGGGTTGTGATCTGAGCTTATTTAACAACGTGGATGGTTTTGCCATACCCGATGATATTAAGCTGATTAGAAACCCGATAATTGGCTATGTAGGTGCATTGCAAAGCAGCCGCCTCGACATGGATATTTTAGAATATATCGCTATAAAACGACCAGATTGGAGCGTTGTATTGGTGGGGCCCGAGGACAACGAATTTAAAGCGAGTAAACTGCACGGCATTGGTAATATTCACTTTCTGGGATCAAAAGATTCATCCTTACTGCCAGCATATATTAACATGTTCAACGTATCTATTAACCCGCAATTAGTTAATCAAATTACGATAGGCAACTATCCCCGTAAAATTGATGAATACCTGGCTATGGGCAAACCTGTTGTAGCCACCACCACCAGGGCTATGGATATTTTTATCGATCATGTTTACCTGGGGAAAGATAAAGAAGAATATGTTAGCCTGATTCAAAAAGCCTTGGATGAAGATGATGCCCACCTGCAAAATAAACGCAAGCAATTTGCTGCATCACACACCTGGGAAAACAACGTTGCCGAAATTTACCGTGCCATTAACACCTTTAAATAA
- a CDS encoding glycosyltransferase family 2 protein: MEIILWLSLFIVVYTFVGYGILLYVIIRIKRMVKGKPREMQVNTALLPTCTLVVAAYNEEHFMPEKIINTLQLKYPEGKLKFLFITDGSDDRTPDIISAYPQIELMHTPERSGKIMAIHRAMKNVNTDITVFTDANTFLNEDAIINICRHYADQTVGAVAGEKRVQVDKNADASAAGEGFYWKYESALKKWDSELYSVVGAAGELFSVRTALYKPVFDDTILDDFMISMLIAKQGYRIVYEPAAYATETSSANVSEELKRKVRIAAGGIQSILRLKEFLNPFNFPLLSFQYISHRVLRWTVTPFLLILSFILNIALAAQGIVFYQLLLVAQILFYVMAILGWILEKRELRVKVLFIPYYFCIMNYAVLAGIIRYFKKTQSAAWERAARKQ, encoded by the coding sequence ATGGAAATAATTTTGTGGCTTAGCCTTTTTATAGTTGTTTATACTTTTGTAGGATATGGTATATTGCTGTACGTTATTATCCGGATTAAGCGGATGGTAAAGGGCAAACCGCGGGAGATGCAGGTTAACACCGCCCTGTTGCCTACCTGTACCCTGGTAGTTGCGGCTTATAATGAAGAGCATTTTATGCCTGAGAAGATCATCAATACGTTGCAATTAAAATACCCCGAAGGCAAACTGAAATTCTTGTTCATTACCGATGGTTCCGATGATCGTACACCGGATATAATCAGCGCATATCCGCAGATCGAATTAATGCACACCCCCGAACGCAGCGGGAAAATAATGGCTATCCATCGTGCCATGAAAAACGTAAATACAGATATTACCGTTTTTACAGATGCCAATACTTTTTTAAATGAGGATGCCATCATCAATATCTGCCGGCACTATGCCGACCAAACTGTTGGTGCCGTAGCCGGCGAAAAACGGGTACAGGTTGATAAAAATGCCGATGCAAGCGCCGCCGGCGAAGGCTTTTATTGGAAATATGAGTCGGCACTAAAAAAATGGGATTCTGAATTATATTCGGTAGTTGGCGCAGCCGGAGAGCTATTCAGCGTACGCACCGCGTTATACAAGCCTGTATTTGACGATACTATACTTGACGATTTTATGATATCCATGCTTATAGCTAAACAAGGCTACCGCATTGTTTACGAGCCTGCCGCTTATGCAACAGAAACATCATCAGCCAACGTATCCGAAGAGCTGAAAAGAAAAGTACGTATTGCGGCTGGGGGTATTCAATCCATTTTGCGTTTAAAAGAGTTTTTAAATCCATTTAACTTCCCGCTGCTATCATTTCAATACATTAGCCACCGGGTACTGCGCTGGACGGTTACTCCTTTCCTGCTTATCCTTTCATTTATTTTAAATATCGCCTTAGCAGCACAAGGAATTGTTTTTTACCAGCTTTTATTAGTAGCGCAAATTTTATTTTACGTAATGGCGATATTAGGATGGATATTAGAGAAACGTGAACTCAGAGTAAAGGTGCTGTTTATCCCCTATTACTTTTGTATCATGAATTATGCTGTTTTAGCAGGTATCATCCGGTATTTCAAAAAAACACAAAGCGCCGCCTGGGAACGGGCTGCCCGTAAACAATAA
- a CDS encoding beta-1,6-N-acetylglucosaminyltransferase produces the protein MKIAHLILAHNNPAQLARLVNRLNHPDADIYIHLDLKAAIEPFLAIVKLPQVHFIKKRQKVYWGSYSIVQATLNSFQEILANKKGYQYINLLSGNDYPIKSVAQIHQFFDDRPDYIFMEYLTEDSEWWQSNKTRVTQYHLTDFNFPGYYLLQTFLNKILPNRKAPNALTYAGRSQWLTLSTDSAQYVIDYLHKHTGVARFFRLTWAPDEIAIQTILYNSPFKDQIINCNYRYTDWSENKASPKTLTMDDAPKLLNSDCLYARKFDMDSQPEIMDYLDNKL, from the coding sequence ATGAAGATTGCCCATTTGATATTGGCGCACAATAATCCTGCTCAATTAGCCAGGTTAGTTAACAGGCTGAATCATCCTGATGCGGATATCTATATTCATCTGGACTTGAAGGCGGCGATTGAACCTTTTTTAGCTATTGTTAAGTTACCGCAGGTTCACTTCATCAAAAAAAGACAAAAAGTATACTGGGGGTCGTACAGCATAGTCCAAGCAACGCTTAATAGCTTCCAAGAGATACTGGCTAATAAAAAAGGCTATCAATATATCAATCTGTTAAGCGGAAACGACTACCCCATTAAAAGCGTAGCGCAAATACACCAGTTTTTTGACGACCGCCCCGACTATATTTTTATGGAATACCTTACCGAAGATTCGGAATGGTGGCAAAGCAACAAAACAAGGGTTACTCAATATCACCTTACGGATTTTAATTTTCCAGGATATTATCTCTTACAAACCTTTTTGAATAAAATTTTGCCGAATAGAAAAGCGCCAAACGCGTTAACCTATGCCGGCCGCTCGCAATGGCTAACCCTCAGTACAGACAGCGCCCAATACGTAATTGATTATCTGCATAAACACACTGGGGTAGCCCGTTTTTTCAGGCTCACATGGGCTCCAGACGAAATTGCGATTCAAACTATTTTATATAACTCGCCATTTAAAGATCAAATAATTAATTGCAATTACAGGTATACCGATTGGTCGGAAAATAAGGCCAGCCCTAAAACCCTGACCATGGATGATGCGCCGAAACTGTTAAATTCCGATTGTTTGTATGCCCGGAAATTTGATATGGATAGCCAACCAGAAATCATGGATTACCTGGATAACAAACTTTAA
- a CDS encoding glycosyltransferase family 2 protein, with product MFSFSVPKWLNKHLFTGKNFADLSEAELADLKKRLSRFKDDQPDVSVVIPAWNEENNIFHALSSLASAETDLKVEIVVINNNSTDRTQQVLDELGVRSYFEIKQGIAHARQCGLEMAKGKYHLCADSDTFYPPKWIDIMVKPMMKDPGITGVYGRYAFIPPEGQGRLGLWLYERFTGIMVQIRKRNREYMNTLGFTMGFVTEIGRTTGGFKVGKERKFDNAAGSEYFTEESEDGTMALNLKKKGRLKLVRDERARVFTSPRRLLLDGGVWAAFTNRFKRNTGGMAEYITGKSKS from the coding sequence ATGTTTTCATTCAGCGTTCCAAAGTGGCTAAATAAGCACCTGTTTACTGGTAAAAATTTTGCTGATCTTTCTGAGGCCGAATTAGCCGACCTAAAAAAAAGACTGAGCAGATTTAAAGATGATCAGCCCGATGTATCGGTGGTTATCCCCGCCTGGAACGAGGAGAACAACATCTTCCACGCGCTCTCTTCGCTCGCTTCAGCCGAAACTGACTTGAAAGTGGAGATTGTTGTAATTAATAATAATTCGACCGACCGCACCCAACAGGTATTGGACGAACTTGGCGTACGCAGCTATTTTGAAATTAAGCAAGGCATAGCGCATGCGCGCCAGTGTGGCCTTGAAATGGCTAAAGGGAAATATCATTTATGTGCCGATTCGGATACATTTTATCCGCCTAAATGGATTGATATTATGGTGAAACCCATGATGAAAGATCCTGGCATAACGGGCGTATATGGTCGTTACGCCTTTATCCCACCCGAAGGCCAGGGCCGTCTTGGCTTGTGGCTGTATGAGCGATTTACCGGGATTATGGTGCAGATTAGAAAAAGAAACCGCGAGTACATGAATACGTTAGGGTTTACGATGGGCTTTGTTACCGAAATTGGCAGAACAACCGGTGGATTTAAAGTTGGAAAAGAACGTAAATTTGATAATGCAGCAGGCAGCGAATACTTTACTGAAGAATCTGAGGATGGCACGATGGCTCTAAACCTGAAAAAGAAAGGCAGATTAAAGCTTGTACGCGATGAAAGAGCCCGCGTTTTCACCTCGCCAAGGCGCTTACTATTAGATGGCGGCGTCTGGGCGGCGTTTACTAACCGGTTTAAAAGAAATACCGGCGGCATGGCCGAATACATCACCGGCAAAAGTAAAAGCTAA
- a CDS encoding glycosyltransferase family 2 protein produces MKKISVITVNFNQPLVTEALLASIAKTNTYTNLEIIVVDNGSKTNEISRWKSSYPDVTYIRSEANLGFAGGNNLGVKAATGDYFFLVNNDTEFTEGLVQTLVDALDKNPEIGIISPKIKYFQFPDTLQYIGFTPMDYYTCRNKCLGQFEKDNGQYDHITAPTGFCHGAAMMLRKEAVEKAGPMTENFFLYYEEMDWNEHIKRAGYQAWVCTDALIYHKESVSVGQGSSLKEYFMNRNRILFIRRNAPLHKAIVFYAYFMLLVVPRNVLNYIKQKNYNFISMLFKAIWWNITQSKNSKKLGYPI; encoded by the coding sequence ATGAAAAAAATTTCGGTAATTACTGTAAACTTTAACCAGCCCTTAGTTACCGAGGCTTTACTGGCCTCCATTGCTAAAACTAATACCTATACCAATCTGGAAATTATTGTAGTAGACAATGGCAGTAAAACCAACGAGATAAGCCGCTGGAAAAGTAGTTATCCCGATGTTACCTATATCCGGTCGGAGGCCAATCTGGGTTTTGCCGGCGGTAATAATTTAGGCGTTAAAGCGGCCACCGGCGATTACTTTTTTTTAGTGAATAATGATACCGAGTTTACCGAAGGTTTGGTACAAACCCTGGTTGATGCATTGGATAAAAACCCGGAAATAGGTATAATTTCACCTAAAATTAAGTATTTCCAATTTCCGGATACTTTACAATACATAGGCTTTACACCGATGGATTATTATACCTGTCGCAATAAATGCCTGGGCCAGTTTGAAAAAGACAATGGACAGTATGATCATATCACCGCACCAACAGGATTTTGCCACGGGGCAGCCATGATGCTGCGAAAAGAGGCCGTTGAAAAAGCTGGCCCGATGACCGAAAATTTCTTTTTATACTACGAGGAGATGGACTGGAACGAACATATTAAGCGTGCCGGGTACCAGGCCTGGGTTTGTACCGATGCCCTAATTTATCATAAAGAATCGGTATCTGTAGGTCAGGGGAGCTCGCTGAAAGAATATTTTATGAACCGCAACCGCATCCTGTTTATTCGCAGAAATGCGCCCTTACACAAAGCTATTGTATTTTACGCCTATTTTATGTTGCTGGTAGTACCCCGTAACGTATTAAACTACATAAAACAAAAAAATTACAATTTCATCTCCATGCTTTTTAAAGCCATCTGGTGGAATATCACACAATCAAAAAACAGCAAAAAGTTAGGGTATCCTATTTAA